A genomic window from Aurantimicrobium photophilum includes:
- the ruvA gene encoding Holliday junction branch migration protein RuvA, with the protein MIASLRGTVLSVRENTCIVDVNGVGYAVNITPSHKRSLHVGNEYSFLTSLIVREDSMTLFGFENPESLELFELLLSVSGVGPRSALAVLAELSPADILTAVVNEDDTAFKKVSGVGPKTAKLIIVQLAGKLTALSHTDVVASAIPASSAITLSVVQALVGLGWNEKTARDAVESLDTSSASATTASVLKEALASLARNS; encoded by the coding sequence GTGATTGCCTCCCTGCGCGGCACCGTACTATCGGTGCGAGAGAACACCTGCATCGTTGATGTGAACGGTGTTGGCTATGCAGTGAACATCACTCCCTCTCACAAGCGTTCACTTCATGTTGGAAACGAATACTCATTCCTCACGTCACTCATTGTGCGTGAAGATTCCATGACGCTTTTTGGTTTTGAGAATCCTGAAAGCCTGGAACTCTTTGAGCTCCTGCTCTCTGTTTCTGGTGTTGGTCCACGCTCTGCACTTGCAGTCTTGGCTGAACTCTCTCCAGCAGATATTTTGACTGCGGTTGTTAATGAAGATGACACGGCGTTCAAGAAGGTTTCTGGAGTAGGTCCGAAGACGGCGAAGTTGATTATTGTGCAGCTCGCAGGAAAGCTCACTGCACTTTCCCACACTGATGTGGTTGCATCAGCAATCCCTGCAAGTTCTGCCATTACGCTCAGTGTTGTTCAAGCACTTGTTGGTCTTGGCTGGAATGAAAAGACCGCGCGAGATGCAGTCGAATCCCTGGATACGTCATCTGCCTCCGCAACCACAGCATCTGTTTTGAAAGAGGCCCTGGCATCCTTAGCGAGGAACAGTTGA